The Apium graveolens cultivar Ventura chromosome 6, ASM990537v1, whole genome shotgun sequence genome contains a region encoding:
- the LOC141667498 gene encoding ras-related protein RABD2a-like: MNAEYDYLFKLLLIGDSGVGKSCLLLRFADDTYLESYISTIGVDFKIRTVEQDGKTIKLQIWDTAGQERFRTITSSYYRGAHGIIVVYDVTDQESFNNVKQWLSEINRYASENVNKLLVGNKSDLTANKVVSYEGAKAFADETGIPFMEASAKDATNVEQAFMAMTSSIKERMASQPGMNYAKPPTVNLRGKPVAQSSGCCSS, translated from the exons ATGAATGCAGAGTA CGACTATCTTTTCAAGCTTTTGCTTATTGGTGATTCTGGTGTGGGTAAATCATGTCTACTTCTGAGATTTGCT GATGATACATACTTGGAGAGTTACATCAGCACTATAGGAGTTGATTTT AAAATTCGAACTGTTGAGCAAGATGGAAAGACGATAAAGCTTCAGATT TGGGATACTGCAGGGCAAGAACGTTTTAGAACAATCACTAGTAGCTATTACCGTGGGGCACATGGTATCATA GTTGTCTATGATGTGACAGACCAAGAGAGCTTCAATAATGTGAAGCAATGGCTGAGTGAAATCAATCGATATGCAAGCGAGAACGTCAATAAACTTCTTGTTGGAAACAAGTCTGACCTCACTGCAAATAAAGTTGTATCATACGAAGGAGCCAAG GCATTTGCGGATGAAACTGGCATTCCATTTATGGAAGCAAGTGCAAAAGATGCGACTAATGTGGAGCAGGCTTTTATGGCCATGACATCATCAATCAAAGAAAG AATGGCGAGTCAACCAGGGATGAACTATGCAAAGCCGCCGACAGTCAACCTCCGTGGAAAGCCCGTAGCACAGAGCAGTGGATGCTGTTCTTCTTAA